A portion of the Haliaeetus albicilla chromosome 5, bHalAlb1.1, whole genome shotgun sequence genome contains these proteins:
- the VRK1 gene encoding serine/threonine-protein kinase VRK1 isoform X2 — translation MPYKKTTAGKRAPAKRKLAEVFALGEVLADTSRKEWKLGVPIGQGGFGRLYLADVNSSKSVGSDAPYVAKVEPSQNGPLFTELKFYMRAAKPDEIQKWTKSHKLKYLGVPRYWGSGLHEKNGNSYRFMIMDRFGRDLQKMYEENAKRFSHKTVLQLGLRILDILEYIHEHEYVHGDIKASNLLLSYKNPNQVYLVDYGLAFRYCPEGVHKVYKEDPKRCHDGTIEYTSIDAHNGVAPSRRGDLEILGYCMIHWLSGHLPWEDNLKDPNFVRDSKIRCRDDVSVLMDKCFPGKNKPDEIAKYMEKVKLLSYEEKPVYQHFREILLQGLKAIGQKDDGVLDFGLSENGDLKTNPMQKMR, via the exons ATGCCATATAAGAAGACAACTGCTGGAAAAAGAGCCCCTGCAAAAAGGAAACTCGCTGAAGTGTTTGCTCTGGGTGAGGTTCTAGCAGATACATCaagaaaagaatggaaattaGGTGTCCCTATAGGGCAAGGAGGCTTTGGACGCCTATACCTTG CTGATGTTAATTCTTCGAAGTCGGTTGGCAGTGATGCACCTTATGTTGCAAAAGTG GAACCCAGCCAGAATGGACCTCTTTTTACTGAGTTAAAGTTCTACATGCGAGCTGCTAAGCCAGACGAAA ttcagAAGTGGACTAAGTCCcataaactgaaatatttaggTGTACCAAGATATTGGGGTTCTGgcttgcatgaaaaaaatggaaacag TTATCGATTTATGATAATGGACAGATTTGGCAGAGATCTTCAGAAGATGTATGAAGAGAATGCAAAGCGATTTTCCCATAAAACTGTACTACAATTAGGCCTGAGAAta ctTGATATTCTGGAATACATCCATGAGCATGAATATGTGCATGGAGACATCAAGGCCTCAAACCTTCTTCTGAGTTACAAGAACCCTAATCAG gTATATTTGGTGGATTATGGACTTGCGTTCCGATACTGTCCTGAAGGAGTTCACAAAGTATATAAAGAAGATCCTAAAAGGTGCCATGATGGAACTATTGAATATACCAGTATTGATGCACACAACGGTGTGG CACCATCAAGACGTGGTGATCTGGAGATCTTGGGTTACTGTATGATTCATTGGCTTAGTGGCCATCTACCATGGGAGGATAATTTGAAAGATCCAAATTTTGTCAGAGACTCAAAAATCAG atgtaGAGATGATGTTTCAGTTTTGATGGACAAATGCTTTCCTGGGAAAAATAAACCAG ATGAAATAGCCAAATATATGGAAAAGGTAAAGCTACTGAGCTATGAAGAGAAACCTGTTTATCAGCATTTCCGAGAAATACTTCTGCAAGGTCTTAAGGCCATTGGGCAAAAAGATGATGGAGTACTTGACTTCGGCTTGTCAGAAAATGGAGACTTGAAAACAAATCCCATGCAAAAG